In Falco cherrug isolate bFalChe1 chromosome W unlocalized genomic scaffold, bFalChe1.pri SUPER_W_unloc_1, whole genome shotgun sequence, the DNA window GCTGATGAAGAGGGCTTTAAACTAAAgttgctgggggaggggaaccTCAATCCATCCCGCTCCTAGCAgtttgatgccagtgccagcaagagatgcccagagcctggagaTGGATCACaggtcagcaggagagcacctgaagagcagcacaaataaattccagccactccagccaGTATGTCAGCTGCATCGGGGGGCCCAATTTAAATGCTTCTATGCAAACACATGTAGcatggaaaataaacaagaagaGTTAGAGACATGCACACACCTGCAGGGCTATGATCTTATTGGCAtcacagagacatggtgggcTGGCTCCTACGACTGGAGTGTTGGAATGGACAgatacaggctctttaggaaggagactcaggggagaCAAAGAGGGGGTGTCACCCTCAATGTCAATGACCAGATGGAGTGCACGGAGCTCCCCCTGGTGATGGATGAGGACCCAACTGAGAGtttatgggtcaggattaaagggagggcaggggcaggagacATTATACTGGAGGTCTGCTAAGGCCACTCGACCAGGAAGACCAAGCAGATGAGGCCCTCTATAGACAGATAGGAGCATCCTCatgttcacaagccctggtccaCATGGGGGGCTTCAACCACCCCAAtaatctgctggaaagacaacacagcagggcataggcaatccaggaggttcctggaatgcgttgatgataacttccttctccaagtgctAGAGGAGCCAACAAGGACAGCTGctatgctggaccttgttctcaccagcaaggaggggctggtggggaatgtgaagcttaAGGGCAGCCTTGGTTGAAGTGACCAcgaaatggtggagttcaagatccttagggcagcgaggagggtgcacagcaagattgctaccctggacttcaggagagcagattTTGgtctcttcagggatctgcttggtagagtaccatgggaAGTAAGAGGGGCACAAGAAAGCTgattaatattcaaggatcacctcctccaagctcagaaGTGATGTGtcccaacaaagaggaagttgggcaaaaatgccaggagaCCTGAATAGATGAagaaggagctcctggacaaactcaaacacaaaaagggaGCCTACAgggggtggaagcaaggacaggtagcctaggaggaatacagagaaattgtccaaGCATCCAGGGATGAGGTTAGGAAAGCTCAAGACCTGATAGAATTAAAactggccagggacatcaaggtcaacaaaaaaaaaaaaggttctatAGGTACATcggtgataaaaggaagacaagggaaaacatgggccctctctggaaggaaagaggagaccTGGTTCCCTGGGACATGGAGAAGTCTGAGGTACTCAAGGACTTTTTTGCCTCGGTCTTCACTGACAAGTGGACCTGCCACACCACCcaagttgcagaaggcaaaggcagggatcGGGAGAACGAATAACCACCTACTGTAGGAGAAGGTCAGGTTcgagaccatctaaggaacctgaaggtacacaagtccatgggacctgatgagatgcatctgtgTGTCCTAAGGGAAGATGAAATGGTTAAGCCACTATCCATTATATTTGAAGAGTCATGGCAGTCCGGTGAAGTTCCCATGGACTGGAAAACGGGAAATGTAACCCCcacttttaaaaagggaaataaggaagacccaggaaacGACAGGCTGGTGAGtttcacctctgtgcctggcaagatgaTGAAGTTCCTCCTGGAAGCTGTACtaaagcacatgaaaaatgagaaagtgaTTgctgacagccaacatggctttaTGAAGGGTAAATtctgcctgacaaatttggtggccttctacaatggaGTTACAGTGTTGGTGGATAAGGGGCGAGCAACTGACCTCATCTACCTGGGCTTGTGCAAATCTTTTCATACTGTcccacatgacatccttgtctctaaactggaaagacatggatttgacTGATGGACCACTCGATGAATAAGGAATTGGCTGAATGGTCACACTCAGAGAGCTGTGGccaatggctcaatgtccaagtggagaccgGTGACAAGTGATGTTCCTCAGGGGTCCGTACTGGGAAtggtgctgttcaacatctatgtcagtgacatggacagtgggatcgagtgcaccctcagcaagtctgtgAATGACAGTAAGCTGAACGGTGTGGTTGATActctagagcaggggtcctcaaactacgacccgcgggccagatacggccccccagggtcctcaatccggcccccggtatttacagacacccccccccgcgccccccccccccccccccccgggggttggggggggaaaccaagcagccgcagatgactgcctgccacttaaTCTGCAtgctggccccctgtttaaaaagtttgaggacccctgctctagagGGAAGAGATGCCATCCAGAGAGACCTTGAGAAGCTTGAGAGTTGGGCCCGTGcaaacctcatgaggttcaagaagtgcaaggtcctgcatgtgggtcaggaaaatcccaagcacaaatacaggcttggcagagaatggattgacAGCatccctgaggagaaggacttgggaatGCTGGTGGACAACAAactcaacatgacccagcaatgtgcacttgcagcccagaaagccaaccaaaaccctggctgcatcaaaagaagtgtgtcCAGCAGGTaaagggaggtgattctcccccaCTACTCCACTCTgatgagaccccacctggagtactacgttcagctctggggcccccaagcataagaaggacatggacctattggagagagtccagaggagggccaaaACGATGATCAGGaagctggagcacctcttctatgaagacaggctgagagatttggggttgttcagcctggagaagagaaggctccatgGAGATCTTATTGAaaccttccagtacctaaaggaggcctacaagaaagctggagagggactttttacaagggcttgtagtgataggacaaggagcaatggctttaaactgagagaGGGTAGGTTTATattagatattgggaagaaattctttcctgtgagggtggtgagacactggaacaagttgcccagagaagttgtgtatgccccatctctggaagtgttcaaggccaggttagatggggctttgagcaacctggtctagtgaaaggtgtccctgcccatggcaggggggttggaacttGATgagctttaaggtcccttccaacccaaaccattctatgattctcttcCTCTGTTCTGTTGAGGAGGAGcagtgatagagtggcttgggTGGCACCTGGTGGCCAGCCAAGGTTTAGCCAAGACAGTTGTATAATTCAGTGAGTGCTATCTGGCAATCTCTGGTGTAAAAATATCACATCTTTTAGTAAAGGTTTGTAGAATTAGTCAGACCAGAATGTGTTCATTGAAGTCCATGTAGAGAAATCAGGTGATAGAATGGTGATTTTTGTTTGGGCTTAGAGAAGCTTTTGCCAACAAATCTGAAAATGTGTCCTTATCTCCAAGTAGGAGCAAGGATACATGGGAAAGATGATTGGGAGAATCCTGCCTGTGCCCATCTCAGAGGAGCTTGTAGGCAACACATAACTTTTagctcagcaaggcttttgccCTTTCAGTGTGCATGAATACACCTACAAAATATCCCCACCCCGATACTTTTAGCATTCGTTAGTGCAGAAAGACAGCAGGTCTGTTACAATGCAGAGTGGCACAGGCATGATGTAAAATGTAATGGAATAAAGGGTGGATACTCtcctagtttcagctgggataaagtgaattttattttcagtagctggtgcagtgctgtgttttggatttagtatgacaATAATGTTGATTATATACTGATGTattagttgttgctaagtagtgcttactctacATCGAGGACTTTTCAactttcccatgctctgccagtgagcaggtgtACAGGAAGCTAGGAGGGAGCATAACCACGACAGCtaacccaaactagccaaatggatattccataccatagaacgtcatgctcaatgttgggggaagaaggaagggaagggacatTCAGTGTTATgttgtttgtcttcccaaggaaccattacatgtgatggagccatgcattcctggagatggctgaacacctgtcTGCCAAttgaaagcagcaaatgaacactttgttttgctttggttgcacacacagtttttgctttagctcaggggtcctcaaactacggcccagatacagccccccagggtcctcaatccggaccccggtatttacagaacccccccaccgggggttggggggaaccaagcagccacagatgacttcCTACCACTTCATCCatgccagccccctgtttaaaaagtttgaggacccctgctttagcTATTTATAGAGGACGGAGGCAGTGGGTtgtttgacattgataatgtgcagctgtgacctTACTTtgacaatgtgcagctgtgatcctgcagcaaagaggtaaataactttgagggaaTATGAGAAGAAACCTGtatgagacagaaacaaaagaggaatgtgatctcacttctagaagataaggaaacagtgtgaacagcagagagtagcctatagtgaacagcagctgggcacatggacagtagagtttgaccaataataaagcttttagcagCATATGTACAGAGTATAAActtataaaagctgtaactaactAACAATAAAGGTTTTTGCTTCACCATCCTTGCAAAGTCCGTGCCTCAATCGCCACagctattaaactgtctttatcacaacccatgagttttctcacttttactcttctgattctctcctctATCCCACTGGAAGGGgaatgagcaagcagctgtgtggtgcttagttgctgggtggggttaaatcacaacaCCCACAATGTATATCCTTCTTTGTCTGTCTTTCGAATCAATAGGGTGTTATAGCAGCTCTTTATGCAGACTTTCAACATCCATGAAAGGCAATACAACCTCAAATTGCAATTTCTGCAAAGAACCAGTTCATGAACCCCTCTTCTAAAGTGCATACTGTTTGTTCAGCTGTTCATTCACTGTACATTCAGCTGTTCCCATTCACAATTGTTTTACTGGTACTCCTCTTTAACTCTGCTCTAACAACTTAAGGGTTATAAAAATGCTTCTGCTACCAGTACTTCATGAAAGAAGGTAAGGAGTACATCACTCAGCTTTCACtaaagagaatttatttttgaagaatagGTGCTTGGAAATGTTAGGTACAACCCATTAGCAGATCTAGATTCTGCCTAGAGAATGCATTTTAATAGAGGATGCCCAGATACTATTGATTTGTAAGCAGATGAGTCAAATATGAGCAGACAAAGCAGGGATGGGATTCCCAAGAGAAATGTAGAAACATTGCCCAAGTGTGCAGGGATGGagttaagaaaaacaaagctcagATGGAGTTGGAACTAGCAAGGGATATGAAGGCCAAAACAAAGAGCTTGTATAGGTATGATGGCAGCAAAAGGAAGGCTAAAGAAAATGTGGGCCTGTTACTTAGTGGAGCAGAAGGCCTACTGACCAATGGCATGGAAAATGCTGAGGTAttcaatgcctttttttctttacttcagtTATCACCAGTAAGTACTGCCCTAAGACCCCTCAGTCCCCTGAGCCTCCTAGCAGTCTGTGGGAGTGAAGCATTATGCACAGTAGAGAACAATACAGTTAGAGAACACTTAAGCCAGTTGGACATATACAAGTGTATGGGACCAGATTGGATGCAAAAGGGGCTGGCCAATGCCATTTTAAGGCCATGCTCTATCAACGTTAaaaggtgtcctggtttcagctgggatggagttaactttcttcttagtagctagtacagtgctgtgttttggctatgatgggagaacaatgttgatagcacactgatgtttttagttgttgctgggtaatgtttatactaagtcaaggatttttcagtttcttgggccttgccagccagagggctggaggggcacaagagagtgggaagggacacagccaggtcagctgacctgaaccagccaaagaggtattccataccatgggatgtcatgcttggtatataaacttggagggttagctggggtgggggggatcgTTGCTCGGGGAGTGGCTGagcatcggtcagcgggtgtCGAGCGGTTGTACTGtgtatcacttgttttcctttttcccttttgctttgcattttatccttttcccccacctttccattataattgttattattattatcgtTGTTattgttcttacctttttattctgtttaaattattaaattgtttttatctcaaccctcgagttttacattccgATTCCgactctcctccccacccctccaggtggggggggggggagtgagcaagcgtctgtgtggtgcttggctgccagctagggttaaaccatgacaaaggTCATGGTGGTCAAAGAAGTTTCCTGATGactggaaaaatgcaaatgttacACTcatcttcaagaagggcaaaGGGAAGAATCCAGAGACCTACAGGCTGGTGAGCCTCATCTCAGTCCCTGGGAAAGTTCTGAAGCAAACTCTCCTGGAAGCCATGCccaagcacagaaaagacaagaagGTCACTGGGAGCAGCCAGTATGGATTTACCAAGGGAAAATTGTGCCCAACCAACTTGATTGCCTTCTATGATGAAATGACTGACTGAACACTAGGGAACAGCATTGCATGTTATTCACCTCGACTTCAACAAGGTCTTTGGTACAAAGTCCAGCTATTGACTGATTATCAGTGGCCTCTCAAGGGCTGATACTGTGGCTGatactgtttaacatctttattaatGTCTTGGATGATGGGATGGAGTGCATACTCTGAAAGTTTCTGGATGATACCaaattggggggtgggggcagttGATACACTGAAGGGCAGGCTTGCTACTCAaagggacctcaacaggctggagaaatgggctgacaggaaacTCACTgagttcaacaaagggaaaatTCCCAGATCTGGGATGGAACAACTCCAtacaccagtacaggctgggggctgactgGTTAgagaacagctttgcagaaaaagacctgGGGTCTTGGTGGGCAACTAGtacatgagccagcagtgtgcctttGTGGTCAAGGCCAACTTCATCCTGGGCTGTATTAGCAGTAATGTAGCCAGAAGGTTAAGAGAAGTgattcccccccctcccccttcagTACTGATGAGACTACAGCTGGAGTCCTGTGTCTACTTTTGGGCTCCCCCGTACAAGAAAGGCATTGACATACTGGAGTGAGTCTAGCAGAGGACCACCAAGatggtcagggggctggagcataTGGCATAAAAGCAGAAGTTGAGAGATGGGATTGTTTAGCCctcaaaagagaaggaaggaaaagaggcaatgggcacaagcTGAAACGTGGGAAATTCCACTCAGATATTAGGAAGGTTTTTCCCCATGAGGATTTCAAACACAAATAGGGGCCATGCTCAAGGAGTGGGATgggttggactagagacctcaagatgtcccttccaacctatATAATTCTATAATTCAATAAATGCCCATCATCATccacttgttttcttgtttctctaaGCTACTACAACAGCTTAGGAAGCTTTAAGGACTTCCTAAGCTATGGAACAAAGATAGTACAAACTACTTTCAGTTAGTTTGAGCAAAGGTGGTAGATTTTGTCTCAGAAATATGCTTGTTGTATGTACTGAGATCGTCTGTACTCACATCCCACCCACTGTGGGAAATGGCAGCTTCCAGCTGGAAAGAGAGAACAGCTTGGGACAACATCTTTTTAAACACCACTCCAGATAGATCTGTGAAAGTATGTCTGATTATGCCCTAAACTTTAGTAGTGAAGACAGCTCCAGATTTTGGGTGCATAGTATTT includes these proteins:
- the LOC129734962 gene encoding LOW QUALITY PROTEIN: uncharacterized protein LOC129734962 (The sequence of the model RefSeq protein was modified relative to this genomic sequence to represent the inferred CDS: inserted 1 base in 1 codon) — translated: MENKQEELETCTHLQGYDLIGITETWWAGSYDWSVGMDRYRLFRKETQGRQRGGVTLNVNDQMECTELPLVMDEDPTESLWKCVQQVKGGDSPPLLHSDETPPGVLRSALGPPSIRRTWTXLERVQRRAKTMIRKLEHLFYEDRLRDLGLFSLEKRRLHGDLIETFQYLKEAYKKAGEGLFTRACSDRTRSNGFKLREGRFILDIGKKFFPVRVVRHWNKLPREVVYAPSLEVFKARLDGALSNLV